Proteins encoded together in one Streptomyces capillispiralis window:
- a CDS encoding M23 family metallopeptidase: protein MADSGRDDSGDIPGEEFGARSERFTRRPWGEQAPVLGYVPEQQPASRRPGTRTVRVLVSLAVLGAVVSAAAFLWPRAGAGPEAGGEAGTVPAADGNSPTPSAPAVASPGRLSLLLPLRPGSTAGRALLEQATVQEKLAAAFEQAVKDERDRIARVRERTEAERAERRRAGQEQADRERAARERAADAAADAAPESGMVLPLSDYTLTSTFGQAGKLWSSGRHTGLDFAAPTGTPLRAVGEGSIVEVTRDGPLGNRTVLRLLDGTEVDYCHQADVSVAVGQRVEAGAVIGRVGETGNTTGPHLHLEVRTAQGGLIDPGKWLREAGLRL from the coding sequence ATGGCGGATTCCGGACGCGATGATTCCGGAGACATACCGGGTGAGGAATTCGGCGCCCGTTCCGAACGCTTCACCCGCCGTCCCTGGGGGGAACAGGCGCCGGTGCTCGGCTATGTGCCGGAGCAGCAGCCCGCATCCCGGCGGCCGGGAACGCGTACCGTCCGCGTCCTCGTCTCCCTTGCCGTCCTCGGGGCCGTGGTGTCCGCGGCGGCGTTCCTGTGGCCGCGGGCCGGGGCCGGTCCGGAGGCGGGGGGAGAAGCCGGCACCGTGCCCGCCGCCGACGGGAACAGCCCGACGCCATCCGCCCCCGCCGTGGCTTCCCCCGGCCGGCTCTCCCTCCTGCTGCCCCTCCGCCCGGGAAGCACGGCCGGCCGGGCGCTGCTCGAGCAGGCGACGGTGCAGGAGAAACTGGCCGCCGCCTTCGAGCAGGCAGTGAAGGACGAACGCGACCGCATCGCCCGGGTGCGGGAGCGAACCGAGGCGGAGCGCGCCGAACGGCGGCGGGCCGGACAGGAACAGGCCGACCGCGAGCGAGCGGCGCGCGAGCGGGCGGCGGATGCCGCCGCGGACGCAGCGCCCGAGTCCGGCATGGTCCTGCCCCTGAGCGACTACACCCTGACCTCGACGTTCGGTCAGGCGGGGAAGCTCTGGTCGTCCGGCCGTCACACCGGACTCGACTTCGCCGCGCCCACCGGCACGCCCCTGCGCGCGGTGGGGGAGGGATCCATCGTGGAAGTGACCCGTGACGGGCCCCTGGGCAACCGGACGGTCCTGCGCCTGCTCGACGGCACAGAAGTCGACTATTGCCACCAGGCCGACGTCTCCGTGGCCGTCGGACAGCGGGTCGAAGCCGGTGCGGTGATCGGCAGGGTGGGGGAGACCGGTAACACGACCGGGCCCCACCTGCACCTGGAGGTGCGGACCGCGCAGGGCGGTCTGATCGATCCCGGCAAGTGGCTGCGAGAGGCCGGTCTGCGCCTCTGA
- a CDS encoding lytic transglycosylase domain-containing protein, protein MVKSERGSGGMPRAAVIALGVSVVLAAFAGPVILIVAVAAVLLIGGFGILLLPLVLFLVIIQGLPLAGIEDLGNADFDDLTQAERSCEETEALLVESNPDSQADRAERIVNGDGKGQLERVTRGSPSGSACTVPNDMLEDMDEAGSVCDVIGPVTIAAQIMYESQFRTDFVGPNGARGVSQVPTEAFERLAEEGADPLDADVSIDVQGRYLCELAGQVQDLVGTGQAAGSVLDMTLAAYDVGIDAVREAKGVPASEDAQSYVVGVRLWFAPMEGVGPPPRKIPLQNGMVDTGPGIPAPPAQEAAPANSPAV, encoded by the coding sequence ATGGTGAAGAGCGAACGTGGCTCGGGCGGTATGCCGCGCGCCGCCGTCATTGCCCTCGGCGTATCGGTCGTCCTGGCCGCCTTCGCCGGGCCCGTGATCCTGATAGTGGCGGTCGCCGCGGTTCTTCTGATCGGCGGCTTCGGAATTCTGCTGCTGCCCCTGGTGCTTTTCCTCGTCATCATCCAGGGGCTCCCCCTGGCCGGGATCGAAGACCTGGGGAACGCAGACTTCGACGATCTGACACAGGCCGAGCGGTCCTGCGAGGAAACCGAGGCCCTCCTCGTCGAGAGCAATCCGGACAGTCAGGCGGACAGAGCCGAGCGCATCGTCAACGGTGATGGCAAGGGCCAGTTGGAAAGGGTGACGCGGGGCTCACCGTCGGGCAGCGCCTGCACGGTGCCCAACGACATGCTGGAGGACATGGACGAGGCGGGATCCGTCTGCGACGTCATCGGCCCCGTGACCATCGCCGCGCAGATCATGTACGAGAGCCAGTTCCGCACGGACTTCGTCGGGCCGAACGGCGCGCGGGGCGTCTCCCAGGTCCCGACGGAGGCTTTCGAGCGGCTGGCGGAGGAGGGCGCCGACCCGTTGGACGCCGATGTCTCCATCGACGTCCAGGGCCGTTACCTGTGCGAACTGGCCGGCCAGGTGCAGGACCTGGTCGGCACCGGCCAGGCGGCCGGCTCGGTTCTGGACATGACGCTGGCCGCCTACGACGTGGGGATCGACGCCGTGCGGGAGGCCAAGGGCGTACCCGCCTCCGAGGACGCCCAGAGTTACGTCGTCGGGGTGCGGCTGTGGTTCGCCCCCATGGAAGGGGTGGGGCCGCCTCCCCGGAAGATCCCGCTGCAGAACGGCATGGTCGACACCGGCCCCGGCATCCCGGCTCCCCCGGCGCAGGAGGCCGCCCCGGCGAACTCGCCTGCCGTGTGA